In a genomic window of Vigna angularis cultivar LongXiaoDou No.4 chromosome 6, ASM1680809v1, whole genome shotgun sequence:
- the LOC128197472 gene encoding uncharacterized protein LOC128197472, with protein sequence MGRRAVMRPPNADRVRQGRGGRAQAAGRVYAITGAEAASSGNLIISTCLLYGKSCCVLFDSRATHSFISKACVEKLGLIESEMQFDLVVSSPAAGEVRTSTMCIRCPTEVEERRFKVNLIFLPLQGLEVILGTDWLAANHILIDCGEKRLVFPDGEEEFSVTIGQLREHIMEGVGCFLVLSYLEAVEDKYYGHSVQGEQTDNCSIISEFMDVFPNEVPRLPPPREVEFSIDLVLGVGPISIAPYKMSSAELTELKGQIEDLMDKQFIRSSASPWGAPILLVKKKDGSSRLCIDYKQLNKLTIKNKYPLPRIDDLLDQLHGAVIFSKIDLRSRYHQIRVKEGDV encoded by the coding sequence ATGGGAAGGCGAGCGGTGATGAGGCCACCAAATGCTGACAGAGTTCGACAAGGAAGGGGTGGTCGAGCACAAGCGGCTGGTCGTGTGTATGCTATAACGGGCGCGGAAGCAGCAAGCTCAGGTAACCTCATTATCAGTACTTGCTTACTGTATGGAAAATCTTGTTGTGTATTATTTGACTCGAGGGCaacacattccttcatctcgaaggcgtgcgttgagaaACTAGGATTGATTGAGAGTGAGATGCAGTttgacttggtggtgtcaagcccagcggctggtgaggttaggacaTCTACTATGTGCATTAGATGTCCTACTGAGGTGGAAGAGCGTAGATTTAAGGTGAACCTTATTTtcttacctcttcaaggtttagAGGTAATTCTAGGAACGGATTGGTTGGCTGCTAATCACATTCTTATAGATTGTGGTGAGAAGAGACTGGTATTTCCTGATGGAGAAGAAGAGTTTTCTGTAACGATCGGTCAGTTGAGGGAACATATCATGGAGGGTGTCGGTTGCTTTTTGGTATTGTCTTATCTGGAAGCAGTTGAGGACAAATATTATGGACATTCGGTGCAAGGCGAACAGACTGACAACTGTTCGATCATTAGTGAATTCATGGACGTGTTTCCTAATGAAGTCCCAAGATTACCCCCTCCAAGAGAAGTGGAATTCTCTATTGATCTAGTGTTAGGGGTCGGTCCAATCTCCATTGCACCATACAAAATGTCTTCAGCAGAGTTGACTGAGCTCAAGGGTCAAATTGAAGATTTAATGGATAAGCAATTCATTAGGTCGAGCgcatcaccttggggagcgccaaTCCTCTTAGttaagaagaaggatggaagctCTCGGCTCTGTATTGACTATAAGCAGTTAAACAAGTTgactatcaagaacaagtaccccTTGCCTAGGATTGATGATCTATTGGATCAATTGCATGGGGCTGTTATATTTTCGAAGATTGATTTAAGATCAAGGTATCATCAGATTCGGGTTAAGGAAGGGGACGTCTAG
- the LOC108343378 gene encoding glutamyl-tRNA(Gln) amidotransferase subunit A, chloroplastic/mitochondrial, with the protein MLLSTLQTPRSLSRLSLTRHSHSYNSRASLTDQTPTLTTSPPPHSEILSTRQTLLSRRASAVDLALSRLARLRLAEPRLRAFLHLPDDDALLAQARRLDARIAAGDDPGPLAGVLVGVKDNICTKDMPSTGGSRVLAGYRPPFDATAVKRLRELGGIVVGKTNMDEFGMGSTTEASAFQVTANPWDESRVPGGSSGGSAAAVSARQCVVSLGSDTGGSVRQPASFCGVVGLKPTYGRVSRFGLMAYASSLDTIGCFGSSVADAGILLHAIAGHDRFDATSSKQDVPDFQSHFVSLSCLESKPLKGLRVGLIRETIDKGVDAGVISAIRAAAMHFEELGCSVNEVSLPSFSLGLPAYYILAVSESSSNLSRYDGIRYGNQVYADELDSLYGGSRAEGFGSEVKMRILMGTYALSAGYYDAYYKRAQQVRTIIRNSFKEALSQNDILISPAAPSVAYKIGEKKNDPLAMYAGDIMTVNVNLAGLPALVLPCGFVEDGPAGLPVGLQMIGAAFNEGELLRVGHIFEQTLENCRFVPPIVADDDIAF; encoded by the exons ATGCTACTATCCACACTTCAAACCCCTCGCTCCCTATCTCGCCTCTCGCTCACTCGCCACTCCCACTCCTACAACTCACGCGCCTCCCTTACTGACCAAACCCCAACCCTCACCACCTCGCCTCCGCCGCACTCCGAAATCCTCTCTACCCGCCAAACACTCCTCTCCCGCCGTGCCTCCGCCGTCGACCTCGCCCTCTCCCGCCTCGCGCGGCTCCGCCTCGCCGAGCCCCGTCTCCGCGCCTTCCTCCACCTCCCGGACGATGATGCCCTCCTTGCCCAGGCCCGCCGGCTCGATGCTCGCATCGCCGCCGGCGACGACCCTGGTCCCCTCGCCGGCGTGCTCGTCGGCGTGAAGGACAACATTTGTACCAAGGACATGCCGTCCACGGGTGGGTCGCGCGTCCTGGCCGGGTACCGGCCACCGTTCGACGCGACGGCGGTGAAGAGACTGAGGGAATTGGGGGGAATTGTGGTTGGGAAAACCAATATGGATGAGTTTGGAATGGGAAGCACCACTGAAGCTTCTGCATTTCAG GTGACTGCCAACCCTTGGGATGAGTCTAGGGTGCCAGGAGGATCATCAGGAGGATCAGCAGCTGCAGTTTCTGCCAGACAGTGTGTTGTATCGCTGGGAAGTGACACTGGTGGAAGTGTGAGGCAGCCGGCATCTTTTTGTGGTGTTGTAGGCTTGAAGCCAACATATGGGCGTGTTTCAAGATTTGGACTTATGGCATATGCATCATCACTTGATACCATTGGCTGCTTTGGTTCATCAGTTGCCGATGCCGGGATTCTCCTTCATGCAATTGCAGGTCATGATAGATTTGATGCCACTTCAAGTAAGCAG GATGTGCCTGACTTCCAGTCTCACTTTGTCTCTTTGAGCTGCTTGGAAAGTAAACCCTTGAAGGGACTGAGAGTTGGTCTGATCCGTGAAACAATTGACAAGGGTGTTGATGCTGGAGTAATTTCAGCAATTCGTGCTGCTGCTATGCATTTTGAGGAATTAGGATGCTCTGTGAATGAG GTTTCACTGCCATCCTTTTCCCTGGGCTTGCCTGCATATTATATCCTTGCTGTGTCTGAATCATCTTCCAACTTGTCTCGCTATGATGGTATCAG atATGGAAACCAAGTTTATGCTGACGAACTAGATTCTCTTTATGGAGGTTCCCGAGCTGAAGGGTTTGGTTCTGAG GTCAAAATGAGAATTTTAATGGGAACATATGCCCTCTCAGCTGGTTACTATGATGCATATTACAAACGTGCACAGCAG GTGAGGACCATAATTAGGAATAGCTTTAAGGAGGCACTGAGTCAAAATGACATCTTGATTTCCCCTGCAGCTCCTTCAGTTGCTTATAAAATTG gtgaaaagaaaaatgacccTTTGGCCATGTATGCAGGCGATATTATGACT GTAAATGTTAATCTAGCTGGATTACCTGCCTTGGTTTTGCCATGCGGCTTTGTTGAGGATGGACCTGCAGGGCTTCCTGTTGGTCTGCAAATGATTGGTGCAGCCTTTAATGAG GGAGAACTGCTGAGAGTGGGACATATCTTTGAGCAAACTCTTGAAAATTGCAGATTTGTTCCACCGATTGTAGCTGATGATGACATTGCATTCTGA